TCTGGTTGTGGTAAATCAACGCTGTTAAACATGATTTCTGGTTTTAATTTCCCTACAACTGGACAAGTCTTATTAGAAGGAAAACCAATTACCAAGCCTGGTCCCGATAGAATGGTGGTTTTCCAAAACTATGCTTTATTACCTTGGAGAACGGCTTTTGAAAATATTTATTTGGCTGTAAATGCAGTTTATCCAACTAAGCCGGAAGCTGAAAAACGGGCTATTGTCCGGGACCATTTAACAATGGTAGGTTTGGGTGACGCAATGGAAAAGAAACCTATGCAAATGTCTGGGGGAATGAGACAACGGGTTTCTATTGCGCGGGCTTTAGCTATTCGTCCCAAAGTGTTGATTTTAGATGAACCTTTTGGGGCATTAGATGCTATTACTAAGGAAGAATTGCAAGAAGAATTGTTGAAAATTTGGGGTGATAATCGTTGTACGGTTTTGATGATTACCCATGATATTGATGAGGCTTTATTTTTAGCTGATAAGTTGGTAATGATGACCAATGGACCTCATGCCAAAATTGGAGAAGTGATGGATATTCCTTTTGCTCGTCCCAGAGATAGAGCGAGAATTATGGAAGATCCTCAATATTATCAATTGCGGAATTATGCGTTGGACTTCTTGTTTAACCGTTTCGCTCATGATGATGTAGGTTAGTATATTTTGGGCGAACATCAACAACAATCCTGAAAATCCTTAAATCGGTGGACATCCTGATTCAGACAATTACAATTTCAACCTCCCAACAATAATCTATAAATTACGAGGATTTTTGCGTATTTCTTGTCTGAATCAGGATAACCAGGATTAGAGGATTTACAGGATGTTATTGTCTATTATTAATAAACAATCGCAATTTTTGGATGAAAGAGAATCTACTGTTATTATAATTATCATTTTTTATCTTTCAATCCTCACAGAAAAATCATCAACAACAATCCTGAAAATCCTTAAATCGGTGGACATCCTGATTCAGACAATTACAATTTCAACCTCCCAACAATAATCTATAAATTACGAGGATTTTTGCGTATTTCTTGTCTGAATCAGGATAACCAGGATTAGAGGATTTACAGGATGTTATTGTTTATTATTAATAAACAATCGCAATTTTTGGATGATAGAGAATCTACTGTTATTATAATTATCATTTTTTATCTTTCAATCCTCACAGAAAAATCATCAACAACAATCTTGAAAATCCTTAAATCGGTGGACATCCTGATTCAGACAATTACAATTTCAACCTCCTACCAATAACCTATAAATTACGAGGATTTTTGCGTATTTCTTGTCAGAATTAGGATAACCAGGATTAGAGGATTTACAGGATGTTATTGTCTATTATTAATAAACAATCGCAATTTTTGGATGATAGAGAATCTACTGTTATTATAATTATCATTTTTTATCTTTCAATCCTCACAGAAAAATCATCAACAACAATCCTGTAAATCCTTAAATCGGTGGACATCCTGATTCAGACAATTACAATTTCAACCTCCCAACAATAATCTATAAATTACGAGGATTTTTGCGTATTTCTTGTCTGAATCAGGATAACCAGGATTAGAGGATTTACAGGATGTTATTGTCTATTATTAATAAACAATCGCAATTTTTGGATGATAGAGAATCTACTGTTATTATAATTATCATTTTTTATCTTTCAATCCTCACAAAAAAATCATCAACAACAATCCTGTAAATCCTTAAATCCTGGACATCCTGATTCAGACAATTACACTTTCAACATCCCAACAATAACCTATAAATTACGAGAACTTTTGCGTATTTTTTGTCAGAATCAGGATAACCAGGATTAGAGGATTTACAGGATGTTATTGTCTATTATTAATAAACAATCGCAATTTTTGGATGATAGAGAATCTACTGTTATTATAATTATCATTTTTTATCTTTCAATCCTCACAGAAAAATCATCAACAACAATCCTGTAAATCCTTAAATCGGTGGACATCCTGATTCAGACAATTACAATTTCAACCTCCTACCAATAACCTATAAATTACGAGGATTTTTGCGTATTTCTTGTCAGAATTAGGATAACCAGGATTAGAGGATTTACAGGATGTTATTGTCTATTATTAATAAACAATCGCAATTTTTGGATGATAGAGAATCTACTGTTATTATAATTATCATTTTTTACCTTTCAATCCTCACAGAACATTCATCAACAACAATCCTGAAAATCCTTAAATCGGTGGACATCCTGATTCAGACAATTACAATTTCAACATCCCACCGATAACCTATAAATTACAAGGATTTTTGCGTATTTCTTGTCTGAATCAGGATAACCAGGATTAGAGGATTTACAGGATGTTATTGTCTATTATTAATAAACAATCGCAATTTTTGGATGATAGAGAATCTACTGTTATTATAATTATCATTTTTTATCTTTCAATCCTCACAAAAAAATCATCAACAACAATCCTGTAAATCCTTAAATCGGTGGACATCCTGATTCAGACAATTACAGTTTCAACATCCCACCGATAACCTATAAATTACAAGGATTTTTGCGTATTTTTTGTCAGAATCAGGATAACCAGGATTAGAGGATTTACAGGATGTTATTGTCTATTATTAATAAACAATCGCAATTTTTGGATGATAGAGAATCTACTGTTATTATAATTATCATTTTTTATCTTTCAATCCTCACAAAAAAATCATCAACAACAATCCTGTAAATCCTTAAATCCTGGACATCCTGATTCAGACAATTACACTTTCAACATCCCAACAATAACCTATAAATTACGAGAACTTTTGCGTATTTTTTGTCAGAATCAGGATAACCAGGATTAGAGGATTTACAGGATGTTATTGTCTATTATTAATAAACAATCGCAATTTTTGGATGATAGAGAATCTACTGTTATTATAATTATCATTTTTTATCTTTCAATCCTCACAGAAAAATCATCAACAACAATCCTGAAAATCCTTAAATCGGTGGACATCCTGATTCAGACAATTACACTTTCAACATCCTACCAATAACCTATAAATTACAAGGATTTTTGCGTATTTCTTGTCAGAATCAGGATAACCAGGATTAGAGGATTTACAGGATGTTATTGTCTATTATTAATAAACAATCGCAATTTTTGGATGATAGAGAATCTACTGTTATTATAATTATCATTTTTTATCTTTCAATCCTCACAGAAAAATCATCAACAACAATCCTGAAAATCCTTAAATCGGTGGACATCCTGATTCAGACAATTACACTTTCAACATCCTACCAATAACCTATAAATTACAAGGATTTTTGCGTATTTCTTGTCAGAATCAGGATAACCAGGATTAGAGGATTTACAGGATGTTATTGTCTATTATTAATAAACAATCGCAATTTTTGGATGATAGAGAATCTACTGTTATTATAATTATCATTTTTTATCTTTCAATCCTCACAAAAAAATCATCAACAACAATCCTGTAAATCCTTAAATCCTGGACATCCTGATTCAGACAATTACACTTTCAACATCCCAACAATAACCTATAAATTACGAGAACTTTTGCGTATTTCTTGTCAGAATTAGGATAACCAGGATTAGAGGATTTACAGGATGTTATTGTCTATTATTAATAAACAATCGCAATTTTTGGATGATAGAGAATCTACTGTTATTATAATTATCATTTTTTACCTTTCAATCCTCACAGAAAAATCATCAACAACAATCCTGAAAATCCTTAAATCGGTGGACATCCTGATTCAGACAATTACAATTTCAACCTCCCAACAATAATCTATAAATTACGAGGATTTTTGCGTATTTCTTGTCAGAATCAGGATAACCAGGATTAGAGGATTTACAGGATGTTATTGTCTATTATTAATAAACAATCGCAATTTTTGGATGATAGAGAATCTACTGTTATTATAATTATCATTTTTTATCTTTCAATCCTCACAGAAAAATCATCAACAACAATCCTGTAAATCCTTAAATCGGTGGACATCCTGATTCAGACAATTACAATTTCAACCTCCTACCAATAACCTATAAATTACGAGGATTTTTGCGTATTTCTTGTCTGAATCAGGATAACCAGGATTAGAGGATTTACAGGATGTTATTGTCTATTATTAATAAACAATCGCAATTTTTGGATGATAGAGAATCTACTGTTATTATAATTATCATTTTTTATCTTTCAATCCTCACAGAACATTCATCAACAACAATCCTGAAAATCCTTAAATCGGTGGACATCCTGATTCAGACAATTACACTTTCAACATCCCACCGATAACCTATAAATTACAAGGATTTTTGCGTATTTTTTGTCAGAATCAGGATAACCAGGATTAGAGGATTTACAGGATGTTATTGTCTATTATTAATAAACAATCGCAATTTTTGGATGATAGAGAATCTACTGTTATTATAATTATCATTTTTTATCTTTCAATCCTCACAGAAAAATCATCAACAACAATCCTGTAAATCCTTAAATCGGTGGACATCCTGATTCAGACAATTACAATTTCAACCTCCTACCAATAACCTATAAATTACGAGGATTTTTGCGTATTTCTTGTCAGAATCAGGATAACCAGGATTAGAGGATTTACAGACCCAACCAAGCTAAGAAATTATCCCACAAAGAAGTAGAAAATTTTCTGCCAGGTATTTGCATTTTTTGGCGAATATTTTGAATATTCCAGTTAGTAAGTCTAGCGAGAGTTTCAGCTTCTTTTTCCAATCTCTGATTCAAAGAACGTTGATATTGTCGTCCTGCACTACATTGGACATTACCTGTAAATGGGTGTTGTAAAATATAACGTCCTTGAAAAGATTCCCGTTGGGAAGTTGCTTGAAACATCAAATCTTCGGGAAATTTATTTCTGGTGTAACGAACGTGCAAGCGAGTAATGAAAACACTACTGCTAGGGAAACGAGAACGAAAAGTGGGAGATACTGGTCTATCACTATTATTATCTAACCAAAATACACCAGCTTGTTTTAATTCTTCATTATTGAGTGGTTCCGCAGAACAAGGATCACAACTACTCATATCCCAAGCATATTCCAGAAAGCCGACTTTTTTATCTTCTTTGGTGTAGGAAGTTTGGAACATGGATTTATAAAAATCACCAAATTCACTTTTCACATAAACAGGAATATTCACATCTGAAGGAACTTTAACGGTGCGATAATTAGTAATTTCTGCCTGTCCTTGGGGTGAGAGAATATAAACAACTAAATCTTGTTCTTTGGTGGCGTTAATCATTCCTAAACGAATCGGTAACATGAATTTAAGTGATTCATAGGAAATTTGTAAAGGACGCAGTAATTGATAACCTGATTCGGCAAATTTATCTAAGTTGACTTTAGCAACAAAGAATTTCATGGCAGAACGAATATAGGGTTTTAGTAATTCCTTTGCCCCTTTAGGAATTTTATAACCATTGCGGTTCAGCCAAATTTCTAGTCCACCGGATTCTTTAGCACTGAGGATGACAATATCATATTCACCAACATTAAATTTGGCTTCAACAGTTACACCTAAATTGCTATCTCTCCTCATTTTATTTGCTGAACTTTCCATTCTTCCTCCTGCTAACGGTGCGGGCATATCTGCCATTTTTTCCATGACAGCACAGGGGTCAGAATCGAAATATTCAACTAATCTGGGGGCGCTAAAAGCATCTAATCTTTCAATAATTTTCGGTTCGGCTACATGAACTTGTTCTTTTTTTAAAACAGTAGGAACAGGAATAACAACAGCAAAATCTTTAACATCTCCTTGAAAATCGTTAGCCATTGTTAAGACGGTGCGATTTCCATCTCGCGCCAGTATAACTTGAGAGGCTTGGTTATAGAGTTTTGTATCAGCTTTAGCTACATAAAATCCACAAAAAGCCCAAGCTGTAGGCGCGAAACACAGCAAGGCTAAAATTGCAGATATTAAGGGCAGAAATAGGCGAAAAAGTTGCATTTTGATACCTTAATTGATGATAGTTAATTGATTATTTTCTGCTGGTAATTCTGTCTTATTCTCCCAAGAAAATCTTGGCGTAATCCAGAATTTATCTAATAAAATAGTTAATGGTGCTAGGGCAAATAAAGCCCAAAAAACAGCAGTGGGTATAAAGAAAAAATTCCGCAAAATAAACGTTAATAAGGCAATAGATATTGCCCAAATAATTCTACTCATGGGGGAATTGGGAATTGAACGAGGATCTGTCACCATAAATAGAGAAAATAACAGTAAAGATCCACTCATTAAATGATGGAAATAAACATCCCAAGTCCAACCTAACCAAAGATTTCTAATAGCAGCTAAGAGAGAATAAGCACCTAAAAAAGCGGCGGTAGTATCCCAACGGCCAACCCGTTGTAAAATCATGCCTCCAGTCCCCACAAATAACAACGCATACCACCATTCTTCCCCCCATTGTCCTGGGGAAACCCAAGCATCATTAGTGAGGGTAAGAACGGCAACAATGCCAAAATTAGCAGGATTAAAAAAATGCTTTTCACCAACTTTAAAGACAAATTTACTCGCTATGGCTGCAAATCCAGCTAAGGCCATGGTTGGCCAATGATCAACCCGTAGTAATAAACTAAGTCCTAGAGAGGTAATGAGGGGACTACGAATATTAATTAGTTGTAAGCTGTCTGGGGATTTAGTGATCAATGAGCAGATGATTTGAGTTATAATGCAGGAGGCGATCGCCACAGCAATAAATTCTGGATGTAATGTCCAGTCTCGCGTCCCAATTCCCAAAATTAGAAATAAACTCAGAAAGAGAATTTGATAATCTCGAATATCTTTGCACAATATCATTTTCAGTCCAGGAATTACCCGCAGATTTCCTCCTAATTTAAACCTATGGGATCCAAAATTAGGTTGTTGTTACAGTTTTTGTTACAAACTTATTTTTAAACTCGATATAGCGTTTCTTTTGTTGAGTGAGATACAAGAACCCCACCCCCAACCCCCTCCCCGCAAGCGATGAGGGGGCTATGATTTACCTCATTCAAGTGCATACCGCTATAAATAATGTAGAGACGTTCCATGGAACGTCTCTACATGAGATTCTAGGAGATTTTTAATGGAATTTGCTCCCCTATTTCCCCTTGTTTACCGGATTCTCCAGCCCACTTTTCCCCATTGTCTATGGGGTGGAAACTCAAGCTGTAAGACTATTGCTCTCACTTTTGATGATGGACCTCATCCCCAATACACACCCCAGGTATTATCCGTTTTAAACAGGTACAAAATTACCGCTAGTTTTTTCTGGTTAGGAAATTGTGTAAATCGGTTTCCAGACATTGCGAAAACAGTCAGCGAACAAGGACACTGGATCGGATTACATGGTTATGAGCATGATTCTTTTCCCTTCCTTTCCCCAACTCAGTTAAAACAGAGTTTAGAAAAAACCCAAGTTGCTATTTACAATGCTTGTAATTTACAACCTGAACAAGTGCGAGATGTGCGTCCTCCTAATGGTTTTTTTACACCTCAAACATTACAATTATTTCAACAGTGGAATTATCGTCCAGTTATGTGGAGTGTAGTTCCTGAAGATTGGGTTCTTCCTGGTGTAAATGTGGTGATAAATCGAGTTATGAAGCAAGTTAAAAACGGTTCATTAATTGTGTTACATGATGGCTATTTTGGGGGCAAAGATGTGGCAGAAACTATTAATATTTTGATTCCTAAATTATTAGAACAAGGTTATAAATTTGTGACTATTGATAGTTTGTGGTAATAAAGATAAAGCAAAACTAAAACTACATGTTAATTTGAGTTTGGCTGAACCTTGAATTTGAATCATATAAGGTTCAAGACGATCTCTAAACCAAAATAACTCCAATCCTTTTAATTGACCCTTGCTACTTTGTAAACCATCTGCACCTTCTAATTCTAATCTGGTAGGATGAGGTTTAGCCCAAGATGCTAAATCAGCAGGATAGCGATAAGCAGGATAACGAAATTCTTTTGTTGGTTGACGACTAGCTAAATATAAAGGTTCATAGTAAGCGGTAAATAAAACCGTTCCTTTCTTATCTCTCCCCACAGATTGATAAAAAACAAATTCTTTTTCTATAGCTGCTTGTAGTGCTTGAGCCGATTTTGTGGAAATCAATAATTGCCGAAATCTTTGCAAACTATTATCAACTCTTTCTCTGGTAATTTCTGATTTTTGATAAGCTGTAACTGCCCTTTCTGTTTGCAAATATTGGAGACTGTAATCTATAGATTGTAATAGGGCTTTTTTATCAGCAACTTCATCATTATTATCATCATAAATTGCCTGATCTAAACAAGAAATATCTTCTTGACAACAGGTAACTGGTACTCTGGGAATAAGTATCGGTAATTTCTTTGGAGTTGGATTGACTAATGCTGGTAAATTCCATTTTCCTAACCGACATTCTGGGGAACTAAGTTCTTGATTGGGCAGTGGCTGTATGCCCACAATCAAACTTGCCATAAATATGGGTAAACTAATAGTAATGTTAGCAAATTTCTGGCTATTCATTCATGTTATGGTAGGTAGCAACGGCAGAAGGTGAAATCCGATTCAAATAGCGGAAAATCCAATATTTAAAGATCGTATCTAAAATGACGGGAAATGTGGCAATAAATAAGAAAATAAAATCATGATTTGCGGGTAATCCCCAATGTCGTGATATTCCTTCCAAGAGAACTTCCCAACCATGAGGAGAGTGAAAGCCGACAAAAACATCGGTAAATAAAATGATAATAAATGCTTTAGCACTATCACTTAAACCATAAACTACATGATCAAAGAACTCTTTTAATACAGCGATAGAAGATTTACTAAGGAGTAATAAAACAGTAAAGGCAATTACTGCAAAAATATCAGCAAATACATTTTTAATGGCATTATCACTTTCTTCGCGAAATTCTTCTTTTACTTTCTCAGCTTTCTCCTTCATTTTGGTTTCTAATTCTTCAGTTGCCAGCGGGGGAGCATTACTAATTAAGGATTCAAATTTAATTCTTTCTTCAAACCTTTGTAATGCTAATAGTCCTTCTTCTTCCATCTCTCCATTTAAGAAAACTTCTACTGTTTTCTCATTTCGGAAATGTTCTACCAATGGGCCAACAATTAAAATTTTTGATACTTGATGTGTAAGTAGAGGAACAATAATCAGGAGGAGGATAAGCCGAATTGAGATAATACTTCTTTGTTTGGCTTTACGGAAATTTTTAACTACATCTTGTTCAGAATCTGGATCTAATTCTACTTGTAAACGATTGATTGTGTTGAAAATTGAGCGGGGTAAAATACCTGTAGTATTGGCTTTTCCCTTTGATATATTTTGGTTAACTTTCTGCGATCTTTGTGGGGTAAATTGTTGAGATTTAATTAAATCTGTGGGTGGTTCAACAGTTGGAGAATTGGGATTTTCATAATTTGTACTTATATCATTATTAGTATATTTGCAGGTAACTTGATCAATGAATTCTAGTTTCTCTAAAATTAATGCTGGGCTAGAATATTCTATACCGACTTTTATGGCAGCTTTTTGTTTAGATTCATTAGAAAACCACCGACTGGCTTTAAATTCTGTCAGCCGCATTTGTACAATTTTTAATAACTTTTGCAAATCTCCTTGAAAATAATCCATCACACTGGCGCTGTGCATGGTAAATTCGGAGTCTATTTTGTTACCATTGAAGTGTTTATCTTCAATTTCTTTAATTTTTATAGCGGCTTGATAGGCTGTATCTAAAGAACGTTCTGGTGTCAGTAGATACCATTTGTAAGCAGCCAGTAAAAAAGGGTATATTTTTTGGCTAAACACGGTATTTCTCATCGAGATGATTATTTAGGATTATCCACTAAATTCTTAAACTTAAGTTAACGCAAAAACCATGCTTTCTGATTCTCTTTGGATTTTTGGTACTAGTCGTAGTGGTAAAACTACTCGCTTGATAAACCAGTTTAGTGCTTGGTTACAAATTGATAATCAAGAATCTGATTTATTTTATAATAAAAATATTCACAATTCCTTACCTCAACCCATAGATAAAACTGCAAATTCACACCAAAAAGAACTAAGTATTTTATTATTAGCTGCTAATGATGATACCCGACGGGAATTAGCTGATAGAGTTACTACTTTAACATTAGGAAAATATCCTCTTCGCGTAAAAACAGCTTTGGGTTTTTTCCAAGATGAGGTAATTTTATTTTGGCCGTTATTAATTGATTCGTTGTCAATCAAAGCACAATTTTCAGTCAGATTGCGTCCAGAAACAGAACAAGAATTGGCAACAAAACTCTGGAGTTCTCGGTTAGATGCGGAAGTTTTGCGACGTGTAGGTATAAATGAGTATCGGTTGGTGAGGCGTATCCTGGATTTATGGCAATTAGCAGCTTATAGCGGTGTACCCTGTGAAGATATTCCTCAAATTTTGCACAGTGGATTAGAAAATGATTCTATCAATTTAGAACCGGAATTTTTGGGTGATTTGCTACTAAGTTGGCGCAATTGGTGTTTGGAACGAGGATTATTGACTTATGCACTCATTACCGAACTGTATAACCAAAATTTACTGACTCATAATACCTATCAACAGCATTTGCAGCAACGCTATCAAGGTATCATAGCAGATGATGTGGATGATTATCCAGCGATCGCTGCTAACTTATTTGAATTTTTATTAAATGCTGGGGTAATAGGGGCGTTTAGCTATAATCCTCATGGGGCTATCCGTTGGGGTTTGGGGGCAGATCCTCAGTATTTATCCAGATTATCTGAGCGTTGCCAAGTAGAAAATTTAACCTCTATACCTGCAAATAGTTTGGGCTATTCTCTAACTGAGCAAATGGTAGAATTGGTCACACAGCCAATGACAATGTTAACTTTACCAAGTTGTGTAAAGCCTATTCAAACCAATTCCCGCGCCCAGCTATTACGTGAAACAGCCGAGATAATTATTGATGGAGTCAAATCTGGGGAAGTAGCAGCGGATGAAGTAGCAATTATTGCACCTGGTTTAGATGCGATCGCTCGTTATACCCTAGTAGAAATATTAACCAAACAAAATATTGAAGTTGCATCTCTCAACGAACAACGCCCTTTAATTAGTTCATCGGTAGTCAGAGCATTACTCACCTTAATGGCTCTAGTGTATCCCGGTTTGGGACGGTTGGTAGATAGGGATGCAGTAGCAGAAATGTTGGTTGTTTTGAGTCAATATCAAACTCAAGATGGGCAGGAAAAAGAATTCCATCACTCTAGAATAGATCCGGTGCGGGCTGGGTTAATAGCAGATTCTTGTTTCGTTCCCCACCCCGATACACCCGATTTATTACCAGTGAGAACCTTTGATCGCTGGGATAGAATTGGCTATATTGCCACTCAGGCTTATGAAGAAATATTACAATGGATGGCCGAACAGCGGGAGCAATATCAACAGCGTCTTCTCCTCACCCCCATTTTTCTCCTCTACAAAGCCATTCAAGACTTTATCTGTAATGATAAAAACCCCTCATATCAAGAATTAGCAGCATTACGAGAATTACTAGAAACTGCCCAACATTACTGGGAAATAGACACCCGTTTAAGACAAACGGATTCTCTCTTGCTTTCAATGCATACACCCGAAACTCTTAGCATTACTATTACTAACTTTATTCAACTGCTGCGACGGGGGACAATTACCGCCAACCCCTATCCAGTGCGTCCTATCGGTAGCAATAGAAAAGCTGTAACTTTAGCAACTATATTTCAGTACCGTGCAAGTAGAAACAATCACCGTTGGCATTTTTGGTTAGATATTGGTTCACCACTATGGGCTAAAGGTGGTGCTGCCACCTTATATGGTGCTACCTTATTTTTACGGGATAGGTTAGGACAACCTTGGACAGCAGAAGATGAACAATTAGCCGAAGAACAAAGATTACAAAGAATTATCGCCGATTTGCTGGCGCGTGTGTCTGATAAATTGTATTTGTGTCACAGTGAATTAGCCGTAAATGGACAGGAACAAATAGGACCTTTATTACCTTTAGTTCATTCCTGCGAAGTGGTTTAAGTAATTAAAAATTAAAACCCCTAGATTAAGTTCTAGAGGCTTTTTTTCAAAATCTATTTTTCATTGCTTTTTTAGCAAGCCCCATTACCATTAGAAGAGTTCATCCCATTAGAAGAGTTAAGATCCATAGGAGTTATACTAGTTCCTGATTGATTCAAACTGAATGAACCGGCAGGATCTGCATTAAATATGGCTGGACTAATTCCCGGCTTTGTTGTTGAAGAGTTATATAAAAGAAACTCTCCCGGATAAGTACCGCTCTCCCCCGGTTTTAAAGTTTGTTGTTGTAGGGGTAACTTCTCCCCAAAATTGTAAAAAGTTCTGGGTGCTTGTGTATTATTTTTCAGTGTAAATCCTCCAGCAATATTAGCAGCTTGTTCAGAACTTAATTCAGACAAACAATTTTCATCAAAGCTAAATAAAGAAGCATCTTTTTCTGTTTTGGAAGTTGGCAAATTTGTTTGCAACATAATCTTATATCTCCAAAATAAAATAACTGGAATTAACCTGCTATAAAAAGCTTATGTTTTAATTAAATTACTTTAATTAACCCTAAGTTAGATATATTAATTAACCCTAAGTTAGATGAATTAAATCAAGATCATGAGAGATATTAGATTTAGTGAAGTAGAACAATTTCTTTGCAAAATAGGTTCTATAAAAATACCAACAACAGCTTATTTTGCATCACCGTCCGCTGATGCAGATGACGTTATACCGAACCGATGCTACTTAGTTTTGTG
The window above is part of the Dolichospermum sp. DET69 genome. Proteins encoded here:
- a CDS encoding ATP-binding cassette domain-containing protein, which produces MQDRNLKSTNTATTSLQPFLEIKDVCKVYPTKSGLFTVLDGVNLNVEQGEFLCVIGHSGCGKSTLLNMISGFNFPTTGQVLLEGKPITKPGPDRMVVFQNYALLPWRTAFENIYLAVNAVYPTKPEAEKRAIVRDHLTMVGLGDAMEKKPMQMSGGMRQRVSIARALAIRPKVLILDEPFGALDAITKEELQEELLKIWGDNRCTVLMITHDIDEALFLADKLVMMTNGPHAKIGEVMDIPFARPRDRARIMEDPQYYQLRNYALDFLFNRFAHDDVG
- a CDS encoding DUF2330 domain-containing protein — its product is MQLFRLFLPLISAILALLCFAPTAWAFCGFYVAKADTKLYNQASQVILARDGNRTVLTMANDFQGDVKDFAVVIPVPTVLKKEQVHVAEPKIIERLDAFSAPRLVEYFDSDPCAVMEKMADMPAPLAGGRMESSANKMRRDSNLGVTVEAKFNVGEYDIVILSAKESGGLEIWLNRNGYKIPKGAKELLKPYIRSAMKFFVAKVNLDKFAESGYQLLRPLQISYESLKFMLPIRLGMINATKEQDLVVYILSPQGQAEITNYRTVKVPSDVNIPVYVKSEFGDFYKSMFQTSYTKEDKKVGFLEYAWDMSSCDPCSAEPLNNEELKQAGVFWLDNNSDRPVSPTFRSRFPSSSVFITRLHVRYTRNKFPEDLMFQATSQRESFQGRYILQHPFTGNVQCSAGRQYQRSLNQRLEKEAETLARLTNWNIQNIRQKMQIPGRKFSTSLWDNFLAWLGL
- a CDS encoding RnfABCDGE type electron transport complex subunit D, with translation MLCKDIRDYQILFLSLFLILGIGTRDWTLHPEFIAVAIASCIITQIICSLITKSPDSLQLINIRSPLITSLGLSLLLRVDHWPTMALAGFAAIASKFVFKVGEKHFFNPANFGIVAVLTLTNDAWVSPGQWGEEWWYALLFVGTGGMILQRVGRWDTTAAFLGAYSLLAAIRNLWLGWTWDVYFHHLMSGSLLLFSLFMVTDPRSIPNSPMSRIIWAISIALLTFILRNFFFIPTAVFWALFALAPLTILLDKFWITPRFSWENKTELPAENNQLTIIN
- a CDS encoding polysaccharide deacetylase family protein — encoded protein: MEFAPLFPLVYRILQPTFPHCLWGGNSSCKTIALTFDDGPHPQYTPQVLSVLNRYKITASFFWLGNCVNRFPDIAKTVSEQGHWIGLHGYEHDSFPFLSPTQLKQSLEKTQVAIYNACNLQPEQVRDVRPPNGFFTPQTLQLFQQWNYRPVMWSVVPEDWVLPGVNVVINRVMKQVKNGSLIVLHDGYFGGKDVAETINILIPKLLEQGYKFVTIDSLW
- a CDS encoding MltA domain-containing protein, with the translated sequence MNSQKFANITISLPIFMASLIVGIQPLPNQELSSPECRLGKWNLPALVNPTPKKLPILIPRVPVTCCQEDISCLDQAIYDDNNDEVADKKALLQSIDYSLQYLQTERAVTAYQKSEITRERVDNSLQRFRQLLISTKSAQALQAAIEKEFVFYQSVGRDKKGTVLFTAYYEPLYLASRQPTKEFRYPAYRYPADLASWAKPHPTRLELEGADGLQSSKGQLKGLELFWFRDRLEPYMIQIQGSAKLKLTCSFSFALSLLPQTINSHKFITLF
- the pxcA gene encoding proton extrusion protein PcxA; its protein translation is MRNTVFSQKIYPFLLAAYKWYLLTPERSLDTAYQAAIKIKEIEDKHFNGNKIDSEFTMHSASVMDYFQGDLQKLLKIVQMRLTEFKASRWFSNESKQKAAIKVGIEYSSPALILEKLEFIDQVTCKYTNNDISTNYENPNSPTVEPPTDLIKSQQFTPQRSQKVNQNISKGKANTTGILPRSIFNTINRLQVELDPDSEQDVVKNFRKAKQRSIISIRLILLLIIVPLLTHQVSKILIVGPLVEHFRNEKTVEVFLNGEMEEEGLLALQRFEERIKFESLISNAPPLATEELETKMKEKAEKVKEEFREESDNAIKNVFADIFAVIAFTVLLLLSKSSIAVLKEFFDHVVYGLSDSAKAFIIILFTDVFVGFHSPHGWEVLLEGISRHWGLPANHDFIFLFIATFPVILDTIFKYWIFRYLNRISPSAVATYHNMNE
- a CDS encoding recombinase family protein — its product is MLSDSLWIFGTSRSGKTTRLINQFSAWLQIDNQESDLFYNKNIHNSLPQPIDKTANSHQKELSILLLAANDDTRRELADRVTTLTLGKYPLRVKTALGFFQDEVILFWPLLIDSLSIKAQFSVRLRPETEQELATKLWSSRLDAEVLRRVGINEYRLVRRILDLWQLAAYSGVPCEDIPQILHSGLENDSINLEPEFLGDLLLSWRNWCLERGLLTYALITELYNQNLLTHNTYQQHLQQRYQGIIADDVDDYPAIAANLFEFLLNAGVIGAFSYNPHGAIRWGLGADPQYLSRLSERCQVENLTSIPANSLGYSLTEQMVELVTQPMTMLTLPSCVKPIQTNSRAQLLRETAEIIIDGVKSGEVAADEVAIIAPGLDAIARYTLVEILTKQNIEVASLNEQRPLISSSVVRALLTLMALVYPGLGRLVDRDAVAEMLVVLSQYQTQDGQEKEFHHSRIDPVRAGLIADSCFVPHPDTPDLLPVRTFDRWDRIGYIATQAYEEILQWMAEQREQYQQRLLLTPIFLLYKAIQDFICNDKNPSYQELAALRELLETAQHYWEIDTRLRQTDSLLLSMHTPETLSITITNFIQLLRRGTITANPYPVRPIGSNRKAVTLATIFQYRASRNNHRWHFWLDIGSPLWAKGGAATLYGATLFLRDRLGQPWTAEDEQLAEEQRLQRIIADLLARVSDKLYLCHSELAVNGQEQIGPLLPLVHSCEVV